A stretch of Candidatus Methylacidithermus pantelleriae DNA encodes these proteins:
- a CDS encoding phosphoribosylaminoimidazolesuccinocarboxamide synthase produces the protein MPKWREGKVRDLYRWGKELWLVATDRLSAFDVVLPTLIPGKGRILTAMSREWFCQLEDICPNHVISYELPPGWEVPEWEGRLLRARFCKVIPVECIVRGYLAGSAWEEYRQWGTAGGQELPKGLVEGSALPEPLFTPTTKASQGHDELLRPDEARAFLGEALFERLKTLSIQLYQAASEYARQRGILIADTKLEFGWYEKELVLIDEVFTPDSSRLWALEEYAPGKALPSLDKQVVRDFLKSVGWRKEGAPPALPEEVVVQTAQKYRFVLERLFPEAAARVFQEEKAG, from the coding sequence TTGCCAAAGTGGCGCGAGGGTAAAGTTCGGGATCTTTACCGCTGGGGAAAGGAACTTTGGCTTGTAGCCACTGACCGCTTAAGCGCTTTTGATGTGGTTCTCCCTACTCTCATTCCGGGAAAGGGTCGGATTCTTACGGCGATGTCGCGCGAATGGTTCTGTCAACTGGAAGACATTTGCCCGAATCACGTCATTTCCTATGAATTGCCGCCAGGTTGGGAGGTTCCCGAATGGGAGGGAAGACTCCTGCGGGCCCGCTTTTGCAAGGTGATTCCCGTGGAGTGCATCGTGAGGGGGTACTTGGCGGGTTCAGCGTGGGAGGAGTACCGTCAATGGGGGACAGCAGGAGGACAGGAACTTCCCAAGGGGCTGGTGGAAGGTTCGGCTCTTCCCGAACCCTTGTTTACTCCGACGACCAAAGCTTCCCAGGGTCATGACGAGCTTTTGCGGCCGGATGAGGCGAGGGCATTTCTGGGAGAAGCTCTCTTTGAGCGATTGAAAACGCTTTCGATCCAGCTTTACCAAGCGGCATCGGAGTACGCACGGCAGCGAGGAATTCTTATTGCCGATACCAAACTGGAATTTGGGTGGTATGAGAAAGAACTGGTTCTGATCGATGAAGTTTTTACACCGGATAGTTCCCGTTTGTGGGCTCTTGAGGAGTACGCTCCCGGAAAGGCGCTCCCCAGTTTGGATAAACAGGTGGTACGGGACTTTCTTAAGTCAGTAGGCTGGAGAAAAGAAGGAGCTCCACCCGCTCTCCCCGAGGAGGTGGTGGTCCAAACGGCTCAAAAGTACCGCTTCGTGCTCGAGAGGCTCTTTCCGGAAGCAGCCGCACGGGTTTTTCAAGAGGAAAAAGCCGGCTAA
- a CDS encoding helix-turn-helix transcriptional regulator: MSDSFSRKALKGHKLQILSEIKRSDGLSVGELCKRVKLSYMGIKQHCVALEREGFLATCRRPKLVGRPEKAYRLTPRANEFFPNEYTQLTCAILQTIADLYGPATPLKILYRIYQREGERAAREIGEVALEERIRQWVAMREVQGYMPEVRRPEKEGDSWVVVEYHSPILPILDLYPVVRELEKRLYEQVLGVPVIREEARPNGLYRCSFLVFVPMPPPSMVSETPQENG; the protein is encoded by the coding sequence ATGAGCGACTCATTCTCTCGCAAGGCTCTCAAAGGGCACAAGTTACAAATCCTTTCTGAGATTAAACGCAGCGATGGGCTTTCGGTCGGGGAGCTTTGCAAGCGGGTAAAACTTTCCTATATGGGGATTAAGCAACATTGTGTGGCCTTGGAAAGAGAAGGCTTTTTGGCCACGTGTCGAAGGCCCAAGTTGGTCGGTCGCCCGGAGAAAGCCTATCGATTGACGCCTCGGGCCAACGAGTTTTTCCCCAATGAGTACACGCAGCTTACTTGCGCTATCTTACAAACCATTGCCGATTTGTACGGGCCCGCGACACCGTTAAAGATCCTTTACCGCATCTATCAGCGAGAGGGGGAACGAGCAGCCCGGGAGATCGGCGAGGTAGCTTTGGAAGAGAGGATCCGACAATGGGTGGCAATGCGAGAAGTTCAAGGATATATGCCCGAAGTCCGGCGCCCAGAGAAAGAGGGGGATTCCTGGGTCGTCGTAGAGTATCATTCGCCAATCCTTCCCATTTTGGATCTTTACCCGGTAGTCCGGGAACTGGAAAAGCGACTCTATGAGCAGGTGCTGGGGGTTCCCGTCATCCGGGAAGAGGCTCGTCCCAATGGTCTTTACCGGTGTTCCTTTTTGGTTTTTGTTCCGATGCCACCTCCTTCCATGGTTTCGGAAACGCCCCAGGAAAATGGGTGA
- the serA gene encoding phosphoglycerate dehydrogenase → MEKIFRVLVADAISEKGLERLRAAGSFDLEIRLGLSEEELEAIVGNFDALLIRSQTKVTRRVLESSGRLRVIGRAGVGTDNVDVEAATEKGIVVMNTPGGNTIATAEHAFCLILALARNVARADAWIRQGRWDRKALEGVELCNKTLGIIGLGRIGSEVARRAASFGMRVLGYDPYLSLSRARSMDVELCHNLAELLAEADFITLHTPLTEETTGIINRKTLQLCKQGVRIVNCARGGLIVEKDLIEALQEGRVAGAALDVFETEPLPPDSPLCQLPQVLLTPHLGASTREAQESVGIEIAEAVSDYLLHGTIRNAVNLPSMDRKIATLLQPYLRLAERLGSFMNRWAAPRLEELRITYSGRINQYDTTPISRTLLKAVLRKAGGKEVNEVNAPYLARALGISVTESKRSEVEEFADLVSVEAYANSKRWQAAATLYGSRPRLVQLNDNALEAPLEGILLVLENRDRPGIVGRIGTLLGEHKVNIAAMSLARPEPGGDAVSVLNLDHEPPVEVLRTIAEVPDVRAVTLIHL, encoded by the coding sequence ATGGAGAAAATCTTCCGTGTACTGGTGGCCGATGCCATTTCCGAGAAGGGTTTGGAGAGATTGCGGGCGGCCGGTTCGTTTGACCTTGAAATTCGCCTGGGGCTTTCCGAAGAAGAACTGGAGGCAATCGTCGGTAATTTTGACGCCCTTCTTATCCGGAGCCAAACCAAAGTGACCCGGCGCGTGCTGGAGTCAAGCGGGCGGCTCCGCGTGATCGGCCGGGCCGGAGTGGGTACCGATAACGTTGACGTAGAGGCTGCCACCGAAAAGGGGATTGTCGTGATGAACACTCCCGGTGGCAATACGATTGCCACCGCCGAACACGCCTTTTGTCTTATCCTTGCGCTCGCTCGTAATGTGGCTCGAGCTGACGCTTGGATTCGACAAGGACGATGGGACCGCAAGGCGCTTGAAGGGGTGGAGCTTTGCAATAAGACGCTAGGGATTATCGGGCTAGGACGTATCGGAAGCGAAGTGGCTCGGAGGGCTGCCAGTTTTGGCATGAGAGTTCTCGGCTATGATCCTTACCTTTCCCTGTCCCGAGCTCGAAGCATGGATGTAGAACTTTGCCACAACCTCGCCGAGCTTCTCGCCGAGGCAGATTTCATTACACTCCACACTCCGTTAACCGAGGAAACGACCGGGATCATCAACCGAAAGACGCTCCAGCTCTGCAAACAAGGGGTGCGGATCGTCAACTGCGCCCGGGGGGGCCTCATCGTGGAAAAGGATTTGATCGAAGCGTTGCAGGAGGGCCGGGTTGCCGGTGCCGCCTTGGACGTATTTGAAACCGAACCTCTTCCGCCGGACTCTCCCTTGTGCCAGCTTCCCCAAGTTCTATTGACCCCGCACCTGGGAGCATCAACACGCGAGGCACAAGAAAGTGTGGGGATAGAGATCGCAGAGGCGGTGAGTGACTATTTACTGCACGGTACTATACGCAACGCGGTCAATCTTCCCAGCATGGATCGAAAGATTGCCACTCTTCTTCAGCCGTATCTACGGCTTGCTGAAAGACTGGGTAGTTTTATGAACCGCTGGGCGGCCCCACGGCTCGAGGAACTTCGCATCACCTATAGCGGGCGCATCAACCAGTATGACACAACGCCCATTAGCCGAACCCTCCTCAAGGCAGTTCTGAGAAAGGCCGGAGGAAAAGAAGTCAACGAAGTCAACGCCCCCTACTTAGCTCGAGCCCTCGGAATTTCCGTGACCGAAAGCAAACGGAGCGAGGTGGAAGAGTTTGCCGATCTCGTGAGCGTGGAAGCCTACGCTAATAGCAAGCGGTGGCAAGCTGCAGCGACCCTTTACGGGAGCCGCCCGCGGCTTGTTCAGTTAAACGACAATGCTCTGGAAGCCCCCTTGGAGGGAATTTTGCTTGTCCTGGAGAATCGAGATCGGCCTGGCATTGTGGGCCGGATAGGAACGCTTTTGGGAGAGCACAAGGTCAATATCGCAGCCATGTCCCTGGCCCGGCCCGAGCCTGGAGGCGACGCTGTAAGCGTGCTTAACCTCGACCATGAGCCTCCGGTGGAGGTCTTGCGTACCATTGCCGAGGTACCCGACGTCCGCGCGGTTACGCTCATCCACCTGTAA
- a CDS encoding glycosyltransferase: protein MELARIYTQSKFFFEGNRKFWIQGVSYGPFQPRDPQGSPFPTPQEVQRDFTLMREAGINTVRLYEIPPLWFVEQASQVGLRLFLTLPWTQRVRFLEDRRLVQDIRRRLATVVRTFRGHPAVAGYFIDNELPADLCRWYGPKRIEAFLDSLVQTVKEIDPGALTSYANFPPTEYLLPGSVDFYSYNVYLHERKALGNYLARLQNLVGEKPLVLSEFGMDTQRHSEEAQAVYLREQWEEILSRGLAGGIVFCWTDEWYTDGVAIKDWSFGIVREDRSPKKGYSVLQELWARSPQALWQRFPLRPFPRVTVAICTYNGAATLAECLRSVSCLSYPDYEVIVVDDGSTDATQAILAQFPSIRNIRQANLGLSAARNRAIGEASGEIIAFTDSDCMADPDWLYYLVTTLLQGPFAGVGGPNLSPPARTWVEATVGKAPGSPSHVLISDQEAEHVPGCNMAFFKKVLLELGGWDPQFRIAGDDVDLCWRLREKGYRIGFAPAAIVWHHRRCTVGAYLRQQKGYGQAEALLRFKHLHYFGPTGSALWKGRVYTQVRLFPLWKRPTIYHGVFGSGFFQLLYPPQESGWGNLFGSFEWIFFGLVILLCSTVWPELRIVPPFLFAPTLLWALGYMSRADLEECFDGIHCRLLLFLLVLLQPVVRGWARYRTWFQGKRTPRSVLRVHHEPKDLGKGPTKELSFWSEKGIDRITLLSHLEDRLRKEGWSYCLDTGWTHWDIHIFASRWWGLRIRTLTEIYPHGKRLTRVANELVPSPLCWILALGSCFGLGALAASQGTLPWPLGWGVALGLLLSLWYLHGNSVRSRVADLIRQAARDCGLTPVQPPVGQTRSR, encoded by the coding sequence ATGGAACTCGCTCGCATCTACACTCAATCCAAATTTTTTTTCGAAGGAAACCGAAAGTTTTGGATCCAGGGAGTAAGCTACGGGCCATTCCAGCCGCGAGACCCGCAAGGATCACCCTTTCCAACCCCTCAAGAAGTGCAACGCGATTTTACCCTGATGCGGGAAGCAGGAATCAACACAGTCCGGCTGTACGAGATCCCACCGTTGTGGTTTGTGGAACAAGCCAGCCAAGTTGGCTTGCGGCTTTTTCTTACTCTCCCCTGGACCCAACGAGTTCGCTTTCTTGAGGATCGACGGCTAGTCCAAGACATTCGCCGCAGGCTAGCCACCGTAGTACGAACGTTCCGCGGTCATCCCGCCGTTGCCGGTTACTTTATCGATAACGAACTTCCGGCCGACCTCTGCCGGTGGTATGGACCGAAAAGGATCGAAGCGTTTCTTGACAGTCTTGTTCAAACGGTAAAGGAGATCGATCCGGGGGCGCTCACATCGTATGCCAATTTTCCCCCCACCGAATATCTTCTTCCCGGATCCGTCGACTTCTATAGCTACAATGTCTACCTGCACGAAAGGAAGGCTCTGGGAAACTACCTTGCCCGGCTTCAAAACCTGGTGGGTGAAAAGCCCCTCGTCCTGAGCGAATTTGGCATGGATACCCAGCGTCATTCCGAAGAGGCCCAGGCAGTCTACCTCCGGGAACAGTGGGAGGAAATTCTTTCCCGTGGACTCGCCGGAGGAATCGTCTTTTGCTGGACGGATGAGTGGTACACCGATGGGGTTGCCATTAAGGATTGGTCGTTCGGGATCGTCCGGGAAGACCGGAGCCCTAAAAAGGGTTACTCCGTTTTGCAGGAACTCTGGGCCCGCTCGCCGCAAGCCCTTTGGCAAAGGTTTCCTCTGCGTCCTTTCCCACGGGTGACGGTAGCCATCTGCACATATAACGGAGCGGCTACCCTGGCCGAGTGCCTTCGCTCGGTTTCTTGCCTTTCCTACCCAGATTATGAAGTCATCGTCGTGGACGACGGTTCCACGGACGCTACTCAGGCGATTCTGGCTCAATTCCCTTCCATCCGGAACATCCGGCAGGCCAACCTTGGTTTGAGCGCCGCTCGAAATCGAGCCATTGGAGAGGCCTCCGGGGAAATCATCGCCTTTACCGACTCTGACTGTATGGCCGACCCAGATTGGCTTTACTACCTAGTAACCACCCTTTTACAGGGACCCTTTGCCGGAGTGGGGGGTCCCAACCTCTCGCCACCTGCAAGAACCTGGGTGGAGGCCACCGTGGGAAAAGCTCCCGGTTCACCCAGTCATGTTCTCATCTCCGACCAAGAAGCCGAACACGTTCCAGGATGCAACATGGCTTTTTTCAAAAAAGTCCTTTTGGAACTGGGAGGATGGGATCCCCAATTCCGGATCGCGGGAGACGATGTGGATTTATGCTGGAGGCTTCGAGAAAAGGGATACCGGATCGGCTTTGCCCCGGCAGCGATTGTCTGGCACCATCGTCGGTGCACCGTTGGTGCTTATCTTCGACAGCAAAAAGGCTACGGGCAAGCGGAAGCGTTGCTCCGTTTTAAGCATCTCCACTACTTTGGTCCAACCGGCAGCGCGCTCTGGAAGGGGCGTGTCTACACCCAGGTCCGGCTCTTTCCTTTATGGAAACGACCCACTATCTATCATGGAGTCTTTGGCAGTGGTTTTTTTCAGCTGCTCTACCCACCCCAGGAATCGGGGTGGGGAAATCTTTTCGGAAGTTTTGAATGGATCTTCTTTGGCCTCGTCATTTTACTGTGTTCTACCGTCTGGCCGGAACTGCGGATCGTACCACCTTTCCTTTTTGCCCCCACCCTTCTGTGGGCCCTGGGCTATATGAGCCGGGCCGATCTAGAAGAATGCTTTGACGGAATACATTGCCGCCTGCTCCTATTTCTTTTGGTCCTTCTGCAACCGGTTGTTCGAGGTTGGGCCCGGTACCGAACCTGGTTCCAAGGAAAAAGAACTCCCCGCTCGGTCCTGCGGGTTCACCACGAACCCAAGGACCTTGGAAAGGGCCCAACCAAAGAACTTTCTTTCTGGAGCGAGAAGGGAATCGACCGGATTACTCTCCTTTCCCATCTGGAAGATCGGCTGCGCAAAGAAGGATGGTCCTATTGCCTGGATACCGGGTGGACCCATTGGGACATTCACATATTCGCAAGCCGCTGGTGGGGATTGCGCATTCGAACCTTGACGGAAATTTATCCCCACGGAAAACGGCTGACACGCGTGGCCAACGAGCTTGTTCCTAGCCCCCTTTGTTGGATCCTAGCTCTGGGCAGCTGTTTTGGTCTGGGAGCACTGGCCGCCAGCCAGGGAACTCTTCCCTGGCCTCTCGGCTGGGGCGTGGCCCTTGGGCTTCTTCTCTCGCTCTGGTATCTCCATGGAAATTCAGTAAGAAGTCGGGTGGCAGATTTGATCCGGCAGGCAGCCCGGGATTGTGGCCTTACTCCAGTTCAACCTCCTGTGGGCCAAACCAGGAGCCGCTAA